Genomic window (Aethina tumida isolate Nest 87 chromosome 4, icAetTumi1.1, whole genome shotgun sequence):
CTACATTATTTTCCTATGCCACCACCTAGAGTTATAATAGCAGCGGAGCTTATATTTCTGGTGTTTGGTACCTTTTCAGCTTCAGGAAATTTAGCTGTTATTGGCGGTACCAATGGATTTATAGTGGTAGTAATGACATTGATATTTAAAGGAGAATTAGAGTTCGTTACAAATGAATTGATTTCTGACATTATGTTGGGTCGTAAgtgtgaatttaatttgttttcaaactgtaataaaatatggttTTAAACGGATGAAAACAACACAGCttgtaactattattttaaatacctttttgtttgatttcccTGGACGAAGATACATCCATTTGGGCACACAAAACCTTGTGTACCTGGGTGGTAGAAATGACCTTAAAGTCATCATTTGAGTCTACAATGCCAATTTCTTTTCTTTCTACGCCATTTCACATTgtgaaaacttaatatttctttatcaaGAAACGAAACGGACGTACCTTAGTTTTTGTCGTTACAAATGGTTTTGTGTGTAGTGACATCAGAATTGGTACTGATGTTTCACAAACATTTGTAGGATAAAATTGATCTTATTAGCTCAttggattatatttatttgagatccatttctaaatttcccaaaaaatatttaataatttttataatttttgtgaaattacaaacaaatatgcaataaaattaagttaatattatgCGTGTCTTTCATGAGCCAAATAATTGTatgaaaaagtttattcaCTGTTATActaatcaaattttctaaatttaatttgaaactcTAAATGATTCTTGTAATCTTTATCCATGAGATCAATCTTATGCAACTGggtatatttaaagaaagtaaagggaacaaaattgtaaattcaaaattgaatgtgacaacttttatactaattaagttgtaaaaattatgtgttaatattttaatggcaataaaatattgcatatcaatttaatttttttttgtacattgAACCACAATTAGCACTTTTAAGCAAAACTTGTTCAAGTGAACGAATTCAGCAAATAAACTTTAAGGCGTTTAAAAATATCCCTTCtataacttatattttaatatttataattaattaattaattaataatttagttttaaaatttattttaattaatatcataagttcacatttttagttaaCCTAACCCACCACCTGCCAAAGTAGCAATAGTTGCACTTCCAACAACTAATATGGGAATTGTTGTGGAATTTGTTCCTGTTGTTGTTACATTTGTAGTGGATGTTTTAGTGTCGTGTGGTTTGATGATGCGTAGCGGTGGTAAGATTGGCTGaaattaaatcacaaaattatatcaatatttatatttcaaaaaagtataactagtttttatttggtttaaataattaattacaaaaactcATGTtccatttgtattatttattataccttaaaatattacaattaagatTAGTAATcaacacaaaaaaatcaatgaaaattcCACTTTATTAAGctgatgataataaatattataaataagagaATGAATATGTTGAACTAGCCCAAGCCGCCTCCAGCCAAAGTGGCAATAGCGTTTGATCCAATCTGAATGCCAATGAAAGATTCGCCCCCGATTGGAGGAGGAGGCGGATCAACAGCCGATTTACTGCCCGTTACGTTTGTAACAGTCGGAGTCAAATCGATTGGAGATGGTGTGGATGTTGTGGTCGTTGCGTTTGTCCTCGTATCTATTTCGGTTAGTTGCGGCACCTCCTTCATCCCAAGCAAATGGTTAGGTTTCGACtataatgaaatttgattttgtaaGTTTATGCAAGTGGAAAACGGTTGATTGTTAGTAAAAGTCATTTTCCTAAACCGCCACCGGCTAGTGAGGCAATAGCGGCCGAGTTAATTTCTTCCGGTGGAGGTGGAACCGTTGTTGGTCGGGGAGGTAACGGAGGTAAAGGTAGTAAAGTTGTTCCGTTTATTGCCGACATTATTGGCAAGGATTGTTTCTGGAAAACACGGGCTTACGTTACACTCACATATTTAAACGAAACGACGTCATGGAACATATATTAATCGATAATTAAGCGATTAATTAGTTGGGTATTAATACAGAAAACTACAAGAAAAACCAAAGTTTTTTAGTAGAGTTTATTGTTCATGATTCACAAGGTTCTTTGGCCTTtctcaatttgtttttatgggTTGTTTTCTATATTACTTTCCTATGCCACCACCTAGAGTTATAATAGCAGCGGAGCTTATATTTCTGGTATTTGGTACCTTTTCAGCTTCAGGAAATCTGGTAGTTATTGGTGGCGCCAATGGATTTATAGTGGTAGTAATGACATTGACATTTAAAGGAGAATCAGAGTTCGTTAGAGATGAATTGGTTTCTAACGTTATGTTGGGTTGTAActgtgaatttaatttgttatcaaACTGTAATAAAACATAGTTTTAAACGAATGAAAACAACGCAGCTtgtaatgattatttaaaataccttTTTGTCTGATTCCTCGGGAGGAAGATAAGTCCATTTGGGCACAAAGCCTTGTGTTCCCGCTTGGTAGACGTTGGAAAATTTAAGACCATCTGAGGAATAAAAAGCATAATTTCCATCCACCTTTAAGTCATCGTTTGAGTCTACAACGCCAGTTTCTTTTCTTTCCACTCCATTCCTTGTCTTGTAGCTGCAAAGTGATTCAtcttaaacatattataattttaattcctgTGTCACAACAATAACATATTAGAGAAATGATATTGCGTGGGCAGATGAGTCGTAATCTAATTGAGAACGAGAATGCGGATGTTACAAAAATCGGATgatgcaatttttatatttaaagccGATTTGAATAGAAATTTTGTTTGGATGGCAAACACAAACGGTCTGTTACAAAATTCGCCTATTTTACGTTTCACCAACAAAAATCGGATGTCTGATAGTTATCGGACGTCGTTAAATATGCATGACGTGATTGAGTTATCAACTCTTCAGATTAGAATCATCGTCTGGTTGTAAAGAGTGAGGATGCTACGAGTATTATGTGGTAACCAATTTGTAGGTTATATAGAGATTTCACAAAAtgcattcatttaaataatatctcaTCGTTCATcgctgtttaatattaaaaattccgcGTATTGAATACCTTACATTCCTTAAGAAAGGTTTCTACTTTTAGatctaaacatttttacacaataaaattactttttataagttcatatatgtaaaatattttaataaagttcttACAATGCTATGGATAAaagttcttaataaaaaactattagaaAATTCTGTAAGACATGATTTATAACTTaactataacttttttataaatataatctgaCAAACTATATCCTAATTAAGaagataaaagtattttttaattgtatacttCTAAAtctttaatcttaatttatgtaaatccttaaacaattacaagatatattatataagtaaCATATTGAAATGAATTGATAATAGCAGATggcaaattgttataaatctatatattctacctattaaaaaataaagtatgtcAAACTCATATTTAAGACTTAAATAAtgcaataattgtaatatattattaaggaAATTATTTCAGAAATCTTCTCTCAcatttaagatataaaatgaacaaataaattgaacgttaataaagtataattaattttcaataatcaaattaaacaaattgaggCACCACCTAAGGAAAGCAGTGTACGATACGCCCCTGATGAGTCCCATACTTTCATAAAtgctgtaaaaattaaaatttataatgtacagCGTCCACCAGCATCATAATTCAGGTTAAATATTTGAGATTTACATCCGAGTTAATAGACGGTGTCCTATGTTTAGGAGGCGGATTTTTTTACCGCCGATGTTTCTTAATCatctactaattaatatttatttatgtccgatattttcagtaataattTCTCTTTTTTAACACCAGTTTGCCATTAGATGTAACTCCGGGTCTTGACTTGACATGGTCTTATTGTCGTCCATCTTTAAGGAAGATCAAaaggttatataaattttttactcttcttataattaataattctaggTCGAAGAGATTAGCCAGATAACTTTCCTGATTATCTAACAGTATTGAATTATTGCTACTGACAAATTATTACCGTAATTCACaccttaaatataagttaattatggaaaaacaaattaagtttgttgttgttttaagaAAGTATTAGAAATTGTCATTGATTTTGGTTTTAATAgacaataaatcattaaaatttgcctTGGGATGTACAAAACTTCATATTaaactttgatttatttaaattaatttcggtttaacaaattggtttttaattcagaaaaaaatccaggaataaattatccaataaacaaatgaaaaattaccaACACGAAATTAAAATGGAGACCGACACAGGgttttgaaattgataaatattgaattcctATTTAGAAATCGGTTAAGTCCATTTCatgttaataagaaaattgagtttcgtaaaacataaataatagcaGAGAAATGTTAATCATATAATACGaacaataatgtaaatttatttatgtttcctcttttgttaatattcacTCCATAAAGacaatttgtgtttttataataaattactttgtgAACGTTGAATAAATCAATGCCGTCAAAAATTTGTCTGTTATTCAATACGGGAGCATTGTgacaaattaaagtaattaaaatgcattaataatacagtaaaagttttaatttatctgtctTTGATCGTTGAATGATTGCCatgttaaaaaatcaacttttcctaaattataattttgtataacgAAGAAAGTTGATAcgaatatgtaattttatagattataataTATCGTCGAATTTCATATGTGGtaactacattttaaatttttaaatttaatagaaaaagcaacattattattaaaaaggcacacttaattaagttttattatcacAATCgtgtttgagatatttcagatttaatatttattttaattttctcaacATTAAAACTAAGGTATcttataatcaatattaatcaatagtatactttttatttaaattttgtaacgactataaaactttaatagtttcaaaaatatttagtggTCAGGGAAATAGGGCAAGAACTAGAGGAGCACCCTTCAGAATCTATGTTAGTGTGTTATTATAgagtttgttatattaaattgtaggtTCTGAGGGTTCTCTATTTTTTCACTGTttattttctacgccactgaatcttttttaaaattattaagcttttcatttcgttgtacaatttagaaaaaaggtgctctttattaaattgatagtTAATGATTGATAGAcatagttatttttaagataatttagttttaatatttattttgatttattgaaactaCTGTGTCATTAcggaaaaagtttaatataatatatgattgtggatatgtattttagaataatacacatatgtaccaaatttaaacacgattgaACCAAcggttaaaaaatatgaaaaaaaaaattgaatttaaatttgagtctgtatttttttaggataacttttagaaaaaaatattgattgtcttcattatttgtaaaaatcttAGAAAcaccatataaattattttgatcaaCGTATTTTGACCCACAgtcgaaaatttatattgttggaTTTAGACAGcatctgttaaaaattattaaaaaagttaatttaaataacaattcaattttggtttacataataattaatcatgaacaATTTCGTCCAATAatggaaaatctaaatatttttttctctctcCTGAAGAAATAAAGACCCGCAAATTTAAATGGCAAAAAATTTTTCTCATATATCCTTTTGTTcaatcgtatttaaatttggtatgtattatcctaaaataaatatctacaattcagtgtaataaacttttgatACAGTAGTATAGGTTCTGTGGTTTCTCCttttttttaccatattttctacgccactgaatatttttaaaaaatattaagcttttcatattcgttacacaattaaaaaaaaatgctctttattaaattgattaacacAGTTATTTTTgggatattttagttttcatattatattatatatttcttcaaacattaaaccACGATACGTGTcactatgaaaaaatttattacactgAATTATATATAGGTatgtattttagaataatataagCCAAATTTACGCACGATTGGACCAAAGGTTtcgaaaatatgtaaaaagacaatttttgaatttaaatttgaggataaattttagaacaaaaaaaaatagattttcttcattattggccCCAAATAGCTATCTTGGAAAAACCATAtagattctttttattaatcaattttcctattacataataattgatCATGAACAAGTCCATCCAATAATggagaaaatctaaataattttttttctctctcctgaagaaaatacaggacctcaaatttaaatttaaaaaattgttttttttttcatattttcgaaacctttgattaaatttagtatgtaatgTCCTAAAATACGTACCtaaaattcaatgttttcctctttttttactctattttcaattattctatttttgaatattttcttaaattattaattattttattcgttgtacaatttaaagaaaaaagctctttaattgattaacacaattatttttaagatgtttttgaattaatattcattttgattttctaCAAAACAGATATATCTATAAAACGACTGTGCTAATCAAAATTAGTCGAAGTACCTTTTTTGCCCTAAATTGTATAAGTATAAGAAtcttgacaattttaaaaaaaattcggtGGCATAGAAACTAGCTGAGGAAAATAGAGCCTTGAGAATCTACTCTACTGTATATCTAAGTTTAAACATGATTGGACCAAAAGTTACTAAACTATGAAGAAAAGagcaattttttgaaattctaatttGGTGGGCAGTATTTTCTTCACAAGAAACTgcagaaaaaaattactttgattattttcattactgaactgttcccaaatttttacatacattaatattttttatgtgaaatattttatttaatttatatttttattagttaatttttgttgactttgatgattatttaatgttatttctaattaaatacataaatattttccattgGAATCGAATCACGTTACATCACTTACCAAAAATAGCTCTGcatcaaaaattcataactatttaaatattaacttactGAAAATGGTATCCGATAGGACTGAAAACACTGATATAATGTACTACGTGATCCTCGGAATCGGGCACTTGCTGGCAACTAATAGTCAGAACACACAGGACGCTGAAAACAACCACATACATCCCCATTTCGTCAAAAAAACCGTCGTGAAGTTGATCAAacgaaaattataaactatatataCGATCACAACATGAAAAACACGACGCAAGGATATCAACTTGTCTTGTTTTGTCTCGCTAGAGGTAAATGAGCGGTCCGAAATGTATTTTGCATGGACTCAATTAAAAATCCATAACGAACGTAAAAAATACGAAATGATTGCTTTTAACGTGTTCTTGTGATTGTTTTTGATTCGTTTCATCACGGTGTTATTTATGGAAtgtccattaatttttttttttattattattttttttatttaatttaatttcaataacgaATCTTTTTGCCATGACTCATTTTGATTGATTTCGAAAGACGGGATTTTTGACctcattgtataatttaatatgtaaactgAAGGCGGATGAAAGTTGCAATTATGTTATGTTAGGACGATGCATgtcaaagataaaatttaatgatgaatgttaaataaattaaattaagagatTTTGTTGTAcgaacattatattaaattgataatttattaaattttttcctgAAATTTCTCCTGCGATTTATTACGAATGCGTCACATTCGTAAACATGTGTCTATATTAAGGTCAAATCTAAAGATCTAATGATCTGAAGCTCTAAAGAGCAATCGATTTATTACATTGacatataataaactttaacgagatattacattttattgtcttttaagtattcaaaaaacttctatgtaaaagttttattgataCCTTCTTTTGTATCATTGTCACGAATCCATAAAGcagtttctaaaaattacgagtactattaattaagtatCATTAAAAAGCCATGTttctctattaaaatatacgaattatttatattttatgcatCTAATTACCTTCCTGCTGCGTTATTTCTGTTTCTCTACGTGATATACTTGACTACCAGGCTATAAATTTTTCTCGTTTCATGGAAACGTACACAAAActtgtaaattaatgtttaaccAGAGTTTTCACATCTTGGTTGAccgcaattaattataatacccCAAATCTGTTGAGTGCTTTAATGCACcgaccattttattttaataaaaaacacgtTTTTATTTCCGACacaatgttgattttttggtTGATAAAAGAGAACTGGATTGtattatcataatattaaaaataaacattatgttAATGTTGCATAAATATACTAATGTCggtaaaatgaaatttctttataaacttttatttttcaatttttaaaaaattgtataaaacaaaCCTGAAAAAAACTGGATCAAGTTGAAGAAGCCATAATtagcataaaaaaattagattatcataaaattttgtggTTCACCTTCTACATGATTAACATTGTTGTGCAGAAATGATAATTGATTACTAAGAAGATGAACATAATTGCCATATTGGTCAAAAAATTCTGTCTACACGATATATAAAATaggtaaataaaactttaatggtaACCCATAAACAATGGCCCAAggattcattaaatatttctgtaagGACATCTTTTTATATGAtgaaaaaacttgaaaactaaaattaaaatcatcatAATAATCTTGATGATAACTGACTAAAACAGTGTCGATGAAATCAATGTAAAGCACTTCACATCAAGTttgttaaactaaaaattttgatccTCTTAGTTTTAGAAactaattgaatgaatttattaatatttattttcgagTCAGTACTTAATGTAAAAGTTCTATTTAATCTATATATGAGTATGAAAGAATActtcac
Coding sequences:
- the LOC109604649 gene encoding uncharacterized protein LOC109604649 isoform X4, which translates into the protein MGMYVVVFSVLCVLTISCQQVPDSEDHVVHYISVFSPIGYHFHYKTRNGVERKETGVVDSNDDLKVDGNYAFYSSDGLKFSNVYQAGTQGFVPKWTYLPPEESDKKSKPNHLLGMKEVPQLTEIDTRTNATTTTSTPSPIDLTPTVTNVTGSKSAVDPPPPPIGGESFIGIQIGSNAIATLAGGGLG
- the LOC109604649 gene encoding uncharacterized protein LOC109604649 isoform X2, yielding MGMYVVVFSVLCVLTISCQQVPDSEDHVVHYISVFSPIGYHFHYKTRNGVERKETGVVDSNDDLKVDGNYAFYSSDGLKFSNVYQAGTQGFVPKWTYLPPEESDKKFDNKLNSQLQPNITLETNSSLTNSDSPLNVNVITTTINPLAPPITTRFPEAEKKQSLPIMSAINGTTLLPLPPLPPRPTTVPPPPEEINSAAIASLAGGGLGK
- the LOC109604649 gene encoding uncharacterized protein LOC109604649 isoform X1, which produces MGMYVVVFSVLCVLTISCQQVPDSEDHVVHYISVFSPIGYHFHYKTRNGVERKETGVVDSNDDLKVDGNYAFYSSDGLKFSNVYQAGTQGFVPKWTYLPPEESDKKFDNKLNSQLQPNITLETNSSLTNSDSPLNVNVITTTINPLAPPITTRFPEAEKPILPPLRIIKPHDTKTSTTNVTTTETNSTTIPILVVGSATIATLAGGGLG
- the LOC109604649 gene encoding uncharacterized protein LOC109604649 isoform X3, with translation MGMYVVVFSVLCVLTISCQQVPDSEDHVVHYISVFSPIGYHFHYKTRNGVERKETGVVDSNDDLKVDGNYAFYSSDGLKFSNVYQAGTQGFVPKWTYLPPEESDKKFDNKLNSQLQPNITLETNSSLTNSDSPLNVNVITTTINPLAPPITTRFPEAEKKQSLPIMSAINGTTLLPLSPLPPRPTTVPPPPEEINSAAIASLAGGGLGK
- the LOC109604649 gene encoding uncharacterized protein LOC109604649 isoform X5; this translates as MGMYVVVFSVLCVLTISCQQVPDSEDHVVHYISVFSPIGYHFHYKTRNGVERKETGVVDSNDDLKVDGNYAFYSSDGLKFSNVYQAGTQGFVPKWTYLPPEESDKKSKPNHLLGMKEVPQLTEIDTKTNATTTTSTPSPIDLTPTVTNVTGSKSAVDPPPPPIGGESFIGIQIGSNAIATLAGGGLG